The following is a genomic window from Paenibacillus thiaminolyticus.
CGACAGGGACAAATGCCTTAGTTCATCGTGTTCAAGTATAGCGCGCCGCCCACCGGCATGCAACTTGAGAGATATGGTCGGGCATGCGACTTGAGTGGTAAGGACAGGCATACACCTTCGAGGGGCGTTACCTTACTACCATAACCCGCGGACAAGGCAGAACGTGCTTCATTCCGCTACTGACGTGGTCGACCGGACTCCCCCGAACGCGCCTCATTCCGCTATCTGACGCGCTCGACCGGACTCCCCCGAACGCGCCTCATTCCGCTATCTGACGTGCTCGACCGGACTCGCCTGAACGCGCTTCATTCCGCTATCCAACGCGCTCGACCGGACTCGCCTGAACGCGCTTCCCCCGCTTACAGACGTGCTCGACCAGACTCGACCGAGCGCGCTTCATTACCTTTACTGGCGTGCTCGCGCAAACATGAGGAAGCGGAGAGCGATATCGCTCCCCGCTTCCTGCTTCCGCTACCACCAAGGCCAGACTTTGAATTCTACCTTGCCTTCCAGATATTCCACCGGAACAGGCCCGTAAGTCCGGCTGTCTATGCTGACGGCCCGGTTATCCCCCATGACGAACACATGGCCTTCCGGCACCACAATCGGCAAGTCAAGCTGCTTCGGGAGTGTGCTTCCCTCGGCGAACGGTTCGTCGACGAGCCGGCCGTTCACTTCCAGCTTCCCGTCGCGGGCATCGATCGTATCGCCTGCCACGCCGACGACGCGCTTAATGTACCGTTCTCCCTGGAACGCCGGAGCGATGATGACAACATCGCCGTACGCAGGCTCGAACCAATGATACACCCATTTGTTCTCGATAAGCCGATCCCCGGGATTATACGTATGCTGCATGGAATGCTGCTGCACGACGACTTGCGCATAGGCGACCTGCTGAATCAATAGACTGATGCCGAACGCGATGATCACTGGAATAACATAACCTTTGATAAAATGAGACATTCGCATCGTTCAATTCCTCCTTCGAAGGCGTTACCTCCACCATTGTCGGCGCTGTCCCCATTCAGGATGAGGACGAACGCGTGAAGTACCGGGTCAGTCCGCCGGCCCCAATCGCCAGACAGAGACCGAGCAGCATCTTCACGATGACTTGCACGAAGTTCGCGCTTAATTCGCGCTGCATATGATCCGGGTACATGTGCGTATCGACATAGGTAATCGTCATCAACATATGTATGAAGTCCGGAATGCCATTAATGAGCAGAATCAGGCCGGAAATGCCGAGGCCCGTCTGCAGCAGCGGCTTGGTCAGCGCCGCCAGCTCCTGCGATCTCGATCGCCGCGGAAGCTCTTCCCTCTCCGACGCTTCTGCTGCCGCAGCTTCTTCCCGCGGCGGCACGGCCGGGGTCAGCAGTCCTGAGATGCGGTAGGCAGCCGTCCATAATACGAAGGCGCTAAGCAGCATAATGATCGACGGGAGCAGGACCACCACCAACAGAACAATCTGATCTGGCCTGCTGACGGCTGCATCCTTGATTGACATCAGATTCGGCAAGCTGACCTGCACCACGTTAGACACATGGACAATGGCAGTAATGAAAAAATACAGCGCCAGCAACCGCACCGCCACATAGGCCAGCGATCGGGTATTCAATCCAGTTCCCCCCACTCC
Proteins encoded in this region:
- the lepB gene encoding signal peptidase I, which translates into the protein MRMSHFIKGYVIPVIIAFGISLLIQQVAYAQVVVQQHSMQHTYNPGDRLIENKWVYHWFEPAYGDVVIIAPAFQGERYIKRVVGVAGDTIDARDGKLEVNGRLVDEPFAEGSTLPKQLDLPIVVPEGHVFVMGDNRAVSIDSRTYGPVPVEYLEGKVEFKVWPWW